A window from Populus trichocarpa isolate Nisqually-1 chromosome 3, P.trichocarpa_v4.1, whole genome shotgun sequence encodes these proteins:
- the LOC7471619 gene encoding small heat shock protein, chloroplastic isoform X1: MATSVALRRATASPLFAKLTNPVRSVSVFRSFNTDSQSQVANTGGIAPGDYGRVELDRRSSSDRSPARRGDTTPSFFSDAFDPLFPKRSLSQVLNLMDQFLDNPFLPAASRGAGASIARRGFDVKEDENGLFICMDMPGLSKEDVKVIVEQNTLVIKGEESKEGDGSGRRRYSSRLELPSNLYKLDGIKGEMKNGVLKLRLSEVLLFDSWLCRGCSSSVSSFVNLSLGLLLPPWKSCTVQTKR, encoded by the exons ATGGCAACATCTGTCGCTCTAAGGAGAGCCACCGCTTCTCCTCTGTTTGCTAAGCTCACCAACCCTGTTCGTTCCGTCTCTGTTTTTCGTTCCTTCAACACTGATTCTCAGTCTCAGGTCGCCAACACCGGAGGCATTGCCCCAGGTGACTATGGTAGGGTCGAGCTTGATCGCCGCAGTTCCTCTGATCGTAGCCCTGCTCGCCGTGGTGATACTACTCCAAGTTTCTTCTCAG ATGCGTTCGATCCACTATTCCCAAAGAGGAGTCTAAGCCAGGTCCTGAACCTAATGGACCAGTTCTTGGACAACCCTTTCCTTCCGGCTGCCTCACGGGGTGCTGGAGCTTCGATTGCAAGGCGAGGTTTTGACGTGAAGGAGGACGAGAATGGTCTTTTTATATGCATGGACATGCCTGGGCTTAGCAAAGAGGATGTAAAGGTGATCGTGGAGCAGAATACCCTTGTCATCAAAGGCGAAGAATCGAAGGAAGGCGATGGGAGTGGAAGGAGGAGGTACTCTAGCAGACTCGAGTTGCCTTCAAATCTTTACAAGCTTGATGGGATTAAAGGTGAAATGAAGAACGGTGTTTTGAA GTTAAGATTGAGTGAGGTTTTATTATTTGACAGTTGGTTATGTAGGGGATGTTCTAGCTCCGTGTCTTCGTTTGTTAATCTTTCTTTAGGGTTGCTGCTGCCGCCATGGAAGTCCTGTACTGTGCAGACCAAAAGGTGA
- the LOC7471619 gene encoding small heat shock protein, chloroplastic isoform X2, with translation MATSVALRRATASPLFAKLTNPVRSVSVFRSFNTDSQSQVANTGGIAPGDYGRVELDRRSSSDRSPARRGDTTPSFFSDAFDPLFPKRSLSQVLNLMDQFLDNPFLPAASRGAGASIARRGFDVKEDENGLFICMDMPGLSKEDVKVIVEQNTLVIKGEESKEGDGSGRRRYSSRLELPSNLYKLDGIKGEMKNGVLKLMVPKVKEEEMKNVHEVKIE, from the exons ATGGCAACATCTGTCGCTCTAAGGAGAGCCACCGCTTCTCCTCTGTTTGCTAAGCTCACCAACCCTGTTCGTTCCGTCTCTGTTTTTCGTTCCTTCAACACTGATTCTCAGTCTCAGGTCGCCAACACCGGAGGCATTGCCCCAGGTGACTATGGTAGGGTCGAGCTTGATCGCCGCAGTTCCTCTGATCGTAGCCCTGCTCGCCGTGGTGATACTACTCCAAGTTTCTTCTCAG ATGCGTTCGATCCACTATTCCCAAAGAGGAGTCTAAGCCAGGTCCTGAACCTAATGGACCAGTTCTTGGACAACCCTTTCCTTCCGGCTGCCTCACGGGGTGCTGGAGCTTCGATTGCAAGGCGAGGTTTTGACGTGAAGGAGGACGAGAATGGTCTTTTTATATGCATGGACATGCCTGGGCTTAGCAAAGAGGATGTAAAGGTGATCGTGGAGCAGAATACCCTTGTCATCAAAGGCGAAGAATCGAAGGAAGGCGATGGGAGTGGAAGGAGGAGGTACTCTAGCAGACTCGAGTTGCCTTCAAATCTTTACAAGCTTGATGGGATTAAAGGTGAAATGAAGAACGGTGTTTTGAAGTTAATGGTGCCTAAAGTGAAAGAGGAAGAGATGAAGAACGTGCACGAGGTTAAGATTGAGTGA